The following nucleotide sequence is from Mytilus trossulus isolate FHL-02 chromosome 9, PNRI_Mtr1.1.1.hap1, whole genome shotgun sequence.
GTTATTGTTCCAATAAACGGGCATGGAATATTCTAACAACCGTCCTTCCGTTTTTGAAATTTACTGCAGAATACAAAGTTAGTAATATAGTATGTGATATCATCAGTGGATTAACAGTCACAATGCTGCATATAGCACAAGGTATAAGCTTCGCCATGTTGGCCGGTCTCAAACCGCAATACGGGTTATATACATCAATATTTCCAGTTGCAATATACTTTATCTTTGGAACATCTCAGCACGTTTCCTTTGGGTCAAACGCAGTGTTGGCTATTTTAACCAGAAATGTAATACAGAGAGAAGTTGAACTACAGAGAGAAGGTTATTATTTGAACACTACAACTTCTGCCTATGCCAGACAGTTTCCTATAAATGCAAGTGAAGGTTACATGTCCTTTACAACAGAGCCCACTATGATTTCATCAGGGGCAATGACTGCAAATACGTCATACCAACCTGTTAATTACACTACCACTACAAAGGTAATACCACCAACAGATGACGATGACTATTCTAGGCTAAAAGGAGAAATCGGTGTTATTGCTTGTTTGCTGACTGGTATTTGGTTGACAGGATTTGGAATCTTACGATTGGGATGGATTTCAAAGTATTTGTCAACTAGTTTTATTGGCGGTTTCACAACTGCATTGGCCATTCATATTGCATCATTAGAAATTCCAACCATGCTTGGTATACAAGTTTTACCTCGTTTTGGTGCAGGAAGATTAGTATATCTGTATGTTGACCTATTTACAGAAATTAAGATGACCATTCTTGGTGACTTCACAATTGCCTTGGTTACTCTGGTTACCATCTTGACATATAGAATTATAAcaagtaaatacaaaatacatctAAAATTCCCTATACCTTTAGAACTGCTTATTGTGGCAATCGGTATTGTTGCTTGTTATTTTGGGAAACTGGAGAGCAATTACGACATTACGGTACTTGGCGAGGTACCAGTCGGATTTCCAATACCTTCAGTGCCTACATTACAACGAAGTTCTAACATGATTTCTGATTGCTTAATTATGGCGcttttaatatttatcatttcCGTTTCAACAGTAAGAACTGCAGGGgtaaaagaaaaacagtatACGGACTACAACCAAGAACTGATAGCATATGGGCTCTGtcatgttttttcttctttcttttcttgttttcctCAAGCCACTTCACCACCAAGAACAATGACTCTCAAACACTTGCGCGCTAAGACAACTTTTCACGCGATAGTAACTATAATCATAATGGTTTTAGTCATTCTATGGATTGGACGTGTTTTTGAATCCGTACCTATGGCAATGATAGGAGCCATCGTTGTGGCATCGATGATAGATTTGTTTGCTCAGTTCTCTAAATTACCAAAGTACTGGAAAGTTAACAGGTTTGATTTCTTCACGTGGATGATCACTTTTCTGGTATCAATATTTGCTGATTTAGATTATGGATCAGTTACTGGGGTTGTTTTTTCGTTCTTATCTGTTGTCATCCAACACCAAATTGCAAAAGGGCGCACAATTGGGTTTTCCGATAAAGAAAGTGTAACTTTTGATGAAAAGAGAAGAATTCACGTAAAAGAATTTCCATCGGTTAAAGTATTTATGTTTGATGCACcaattatttttgcaaatgcTGAAATATTCAAAGACAAACTCTATCGACATGTTCCTAAACCTAAAATTAAGACGGAAGCTGCTCGTTTGCCATCTAGTGATTCTGTTGGGAACAGAACCAATGAAAGCGACTACTGTGATAACTTAAACGTAAATGGTCACGTGCATGTAAAGAATGACAAAATTTGTTCAGTGGCCAAGTTGAAACACGTGGTTATCGATTGTCAAAAGGTGAATTATGTTGATATTTCTGGAGTAGATGTTCTTACTGAAGTAATAAAAGAATACAAGGAAGTTGaaatcaatgtttattttgttaactGCTCGACGAGAGTCAGAGATGTACTACAAGCTGCAGGTTTCTTCAAAACATTCCCGAAAGATCACATTTTCTACGATGTATTTGATGCCATATTTGCAATTGACAATTCTTTTCTAGGTACCCCGCTTAAAATTTCAATGGTCGAAGAGATAACAAAGCTATGAAAAAGATTGTCAAAGAGATATGTTTTGTTATTAGTCActtatttatcaaaatctttaaaaagttCGATGTTTGTGATGTGTTAGATATGATCAGAAGACAATGTTTGGATAAGTTGTTAAACATTTCTGAgaagttttgaaatattgtcGTATATAACCCTACTTTAATTTCGAACGTGAATGTTGCGTCTCTTTTATGAAGTATTTCGTTTCGTAAATGCAAAAGACTCGAACGAACACACAATCCTTATGTGAAGCAACATTGTCAATCTGTTATCAATAGAAAGCACAGAAGTTTCACTATTTGTACAAAGACGTCTTTTTGGCATTTGcctttttcaaaattgattaaaattctTGGTTACTATTTCAAATTAGATTTCAAGGTCTAaactttttgttgttgcttATGT
It contains:
- the LOC134683596 gene encoding sulfate transporter-like, producing MLMDETDQISLKRRFYSTEKLDETYRRVNPQRRSFLQNFKSQCYCSNKRAWNILTTVLPFLKFTAEYKVSNIVCDIISGLTVTMLHIAQGISFAMLAGLKPQYGLYTSIFPVAIYFIFGTSQHVSFGSNAVLAILTRNVIQREVELQREGYYLNTTTSAYARQFPINASEGYMSFTTEPTMISSGAMTANTSYQPVNYTTTTKVIPPTDDDDYSRLKGEIGVIACLLTGIWLTGFGILRLGWISKYLSTSFIGGFTTALAIHIASLEIPTMLGIQVLPRFGAGRLVYLYVDLFTEIKMTILGDFTIALVTLVTILTYRIITSKYKIHLKFPIPLELLIVAIGIVACYFGKLESNYDITVLGEVPVGFPIPSVPTLQRSSNMISDCLIMALLIFIISVSTVRTAGVKEKQYTDYNQELIAYGLCHVFSSFFSCFPQATSPPRTMTLKHLRAKTTFHAIVTIIIMVLVILWIGRVFESVPMAMIGAIVVASMIDLFAQFSKLPKYWKVNRFDFFTWMITFLVSIFADLDYGSVTGVVFSFLSVVIQHQIAKGRTIGFSDKESVTFDEKRRIHVKEFPSVKVFMFDAPIIFANAEIFKDKLYRHVPKPKIKTEAARLPSSDSVGNRTNESDYCDNLNVNGHVHVKNDKICSVAKLKHVVIDCQKVNYVDISGVDVLTEVIKEYKEVEINVYFVNCSTRVRDVLQAAGFFKTFPKDHIFYDVFDAIFAIDNSFLGTPLKISMVEEITKL